One Fusarium poae strain DAOMC 252244 chromosome 4, whole genome shotgun sequence DNA window includes the following coding sequences:
- a CDS encoding hypothetical protein (BUSCO:39590at5125) — MAASILRMRSLATSRQVRCFSSSPRQYAAAEVKKLGVIGAGQMGLGIALVAAQKAQVPVTLIDTTDKALDKGIAFAEKLLAKDVSKSRITQEQADKARSLLSTSTKMEDLSSADMVIEAVPELPNLKFDIFSKLAQICPKHAILATNTSSISITRIAAATTTDPTDTSASSRVVSTHFMNPVPVQKGVEIISGLQTSQDTLDTAIEFCKRMGKITSVSADSPGFLANRILMPYINEAIICLETNVGDRDSIDAIMKNGTNVPMGPLQLADFIGLDTCLSIMKVLYEETADSKYRPSVLLKNMVNAGWYGKKSGKGFYDY, encoded by the exons atgGCTGCCTCAATTCTTCGAATGCGCTCCTTAGCAACTTCGCGCCAAGTGCGTTGCTTCAGCTCTTCACCTCGCCAATATGCTGCAGCAGAGGTTAAGAAGCTTGGTGTCATCGGCGCTGGCCAGATG GGTTTGGGTATTGCTCTTGTTGCAGCTCAAAAGGCACAGGTTCCTGTTACCTTGATTGATACAACAGACAAGGCTTTGGACAAGGGAATTGCTTTTGCCGAGAAACTCCTAGCAAAGGATGTCTCCAAGTCGAGAATCACACAGGAGCAGGCTGACAAGGCACGATCTCTCCTCTCGACCAGCACCAAAATGGAGGATCTCTCGTCTGCAGACATGGTTATCGAGGCTGTTCCTGAGCTGCCCAATCTCAAGTTTGACATCTTCAGCAAGCTGGCTCAGATCTGCCCCAAGCATGCTATTCTTGCCACAAATAcctcctccatctccatcactCGCATCGCCGCTGCAACTACTACAGACCCTACCGACACTTCTGCTTCATCCCGTGTAGTGTCTACTCACTTCATGAACCCCGTCCCTGTGCAAAAGGGTGTTGAGATCATCAGCGGTCTGCAGACCAGCCAGGACACACTTGATACTGCTATTGAGTTCTGCAAGCGTATGGGCAAGATCACTTCTGTTTCCGCCGACTCCCCTGGCTTCCTCGCCAATCGAATTCTCATGCCTTACATTAACGAGGCCATTATTTGTTTGGAGACCAATGTTGGAGACCGCGACTCTATCGACGCCATTATGAAGAACGGCACAAATGTTCCCATGGGTCCTCTTCAACTTGCTGACTTTATCGGTCTCGACACATGTCTTTCTATCATGAAGGTTCTGTACGAAGAGACTGCCGATTCCAAGTACAGGCCGAGTGTTTTGCTGAAGAACATGGTCAACGCTGGATGGTATGGAAAGAAGAGTGGCAAGGGATTCTATGACTATTAA
- the TOF1 gene encoding Topoisomerase 1-associated factor 1 (BUSCO:3987at5125), translating to MELADGSTDIVHPEVRAHISSLVSALGGISVEDDGRYELGDDAFAVIRDLKSWIRFYDEKTNRMDVARCIYEANLIEGDLLPILATWPENATDSKYKAKIALACFELMVPLTWPMEKDRERMTVNHHRHMPVLQLAQVGYKRAIINFDGARILHTAVRVALPSMAIPISDRTQRDSGIIKLVLFFLRNVAMIEPPPNVKYEGDESQISRSATIDAFSYQDIFLVLLTLASNMGEDFRTEDTTVMEIIYHLVKQVDSEKLFMNERQLSKAKAGELASMMSKEESMLKAYNRKGPTRHNRFGTMIWVKREDGKMSSLSGQDALADASLRNQKMDNSKTYRPPRRPRKATKDDKDLGLPAKLNSRAYDQLRSFVEEFLDSGFNPLFQHVRKTIDREAPHVMPYHRRQFFYLVSWFLEAERMRRKSKKQSGKNTSEDVSSFNLIAGVLDQEMFITLTRALHESIEMKDWNELTAIMRCFTQILLTVQEMSASGNEDDEEIAENVLSRLFYEEATHDAIANIIRNYKDQGFNYLDAATELVHHFLRILESYSKQNIDMQVRSRQRTRRKKKAAQDAAGLENDVDENDGSDNDAESAEKSTKERKFDFSRFANRFTPQNVVDTFVTFTKYYRDLTDAQLKRAHRYFYRIAFKSEASVMLFRVDIIHLFYNMIKGQAALDKSSSMFKEWEELVKQILRKCFKKLEQRPELLVEMLFSKTGSTAFFLEYGYERQTVSAVNKAKPGAELAFKNTEELDRQIAIVVGAMLDKNQADHITWIKKILGEVESERRAFAAAEEARASIEPPREDPEEDSEAQPVESRSKSPPIFFVRPDDKDRRTAMFKNSHMRLLMNLTGITLLGSAADETPESVWIVSSEVSADALKDAIHYINQAEFNPPTFEEGVLAEHQLKRKNVPRQKAAFDDDGESSDDGGMYKISGPTVRKVIDDDGQPKKSPRKRKPRKELTEEEKKARRKEILRRRRATVAKYKSTEHVSREDDETDSEADEAFFAQEREQAKRAPVKLIAAGIAAKQKPAKKVPRKRAATESESSSEEDSNASTDNEDEDEDEDEDENENDAGLDFISKAMNGTLEDEEMGGTLPDGSDGESRKRRRLSEEKTQPSEDQQMGGMDNSKADEDEDEDEDDDVPVVSRRPRARAGPFVMDDDDDDE from the exons ATGGAGTTGGCAGACGGGTCAACAGATATTGTGCACCCCGAGGTGCGAGCGCACATCAGCAGTCTTGTCTCTGCC CTTGGAGGTATTAGTGTCGAAGACGATGGCCGTTACGAACTCGGAGATGACGCTTTTGCTGTCATCCGTGATCTCAAATCATGGATACGTTTCTACGACGAAAAGACAAACCGAATGGACGTTGCGCGATGCATCTACGAAGCGAACCTGATCGAGGGTGACTTGCTCCCCATTCTTGCGACATGGCCCGAAAATGCCACGGATAGCAAATACAAAGCGAAAATAGCCCTTGCTTGCTTCGAACTCATGGTACCCCTTACCTGGCCTATGGAGAAAGACAGAGAACGCATGACGGTCAACCACCATCGACACATGCCCGTTTTGCAGCTGGCGCAAGTCGGATACAAGCGAGCCATCATCAACTTCGACGGAGCTCGCATACTTCACACAGCTGTGCGAGTGGCGCTTCCTTCCATGGCCATTCCAATCAGCGATCGAACACAGCGTGATTCGggcatcatcaagcttgtcttgttctttctcCGGAATGTTGCCATGATAGAGCCTCCACCTAACGTTAAGTACGAAGGCGACGAGTCTCAGATATCCAGGTCTGCTACTATCGATGCGTTTTCATACCAGGACATCTTTCTCGTGCTCCTGACCCTTGCTTCCAACATGGGAGAAGATTTCCGAACCGAGGATACGACTGTTATGGAGATTATATACCACTTGGTGAAGCAAGTCGACTCGGAGAAGCTATTCATGAACGAGCGACAACTGAGCAAGGCTAAGGCTGGAGAACTGGCTAGCATGATGAGCAAGGAAGAGTCTATGCTGAAGGCGTACAACCGAAAGGGTCCCACTCGTCACAACCGATTTGGTACAATGATTTGGGTGAAGAGAGAGGACGGCAAGATGTCATCGCTTTCAGGGCAGGATGCGCTGGCCGATGCGTCATTAAGAAACCAGAAAATGGATAACTCAAAGACTTATCGGCCTCCTCGTCGTCCACGAAAGGCCACTAAGGATGACAAGGATCTCGGACTACCAGCCAAGTTAAACTCTCGTGCCTACGACCAGCTACGATCGTTCGTGGAGGAGTTCCTCGACTCAGGTTTTAACCCTCTGTTCCAACATGTCCGCAAGACAATCGATCGGGAGGCACCACATGTCATGCCTTATCATCGTCGCCAATTCTTCTATCTGGTGTCGTGGTTCCTGGAAGCCGAGCGCATGAGACGAAAGTCAAAGAAGCAATCCGGAAAAAACACAAGCGAGGATGTCAGCAGTTTCAATCTTATCGCGGGTGTTCTTGACCAGGAAATGTTCATCACTCTTACCAGAGCCCTGCACGAGTCAATTGAGATGAAGGACTGGAATGAACTAACAGCCATCATGCGATGCTTCACCCAAATTCTTCTTACTGTTCAAGAAATGTCTGCGTCAGGGAatgaagacgacgaagagaTCGCTGAGAACGTGCTCAGCCGTCTGTTCTACGAAGAGGCAACCCACGACGCAATTGCTAACATCATCAGAAACTACAAAGATCAAGGCTTCAACTATCTCGACGCTGCCACGGAACTCGTACACCACTTTCTCCGTATTCTCGAATCGTACTCTAAACAAAACATCGACATGCAAGTTCGTTCGCGGCAGCGCACTagacgaaagaagaaggcagcACAAGATGCTGCAGGCCTCGAAAACGATGTTGACGAGAACGACGGCTCAGACAATGACGCTGAATCCGCTGAGAAGAGCACCAAAGAACGCAAGTTCGACTTTTCTCGTTTTGCCAACCGGTTCACACCTCAAAATGTGGTTGATACATTCGTCACTTTTACGAAATACTACCGTGATCTGACCGATGCACAACTGAAGCGAGCTCACCGATACTTCTACCGTATAGCCTTCAAGTCGGAAGCCAGCGTAATGTTGTTCCGCGTGGACATTATTCATCTCTTTTACAATATGATCAAGGGTCAGGCTGCGCTTGACAAGTCTTCTAGTATGTTCAAGGAGTGGGAAGAGCTAGTGAAGCAAATCCTCAGAAAATGCTTCAAAAAGCTCGAGCAACGCCCAGAGCTACTCGTAGAGATGCTCTTCAGCAAGACAGGAAGCAccgccttcttcctcgaGTACGGTTATGAAAGACAAACGGTCTCCGCAGTTAACAAAGCCAAGCCTGGAGCTGAGTTGGCTTTCAAGAACACCGAAGAATTAGACCGCCAAATTGCCATCGTGGTGGGTGCTATGCTAGACAAGAATCAAGCAGACCATATTACGTGGATCAAGAAGATTCTCGGCGAGGTCGAGAGCGAACGTCGAGCCTTTGCAGCTGCTGAAGAGGCAAGGGCATCGATTGAACCTCCGCGAGAGGATCCGGAAGAGGATTCAGAAGCACAACCAGTAGAGTCTAGATCGAAGTCACCACCTATTTTCT TTGTTCGCCCGGATGATAAGGACCGCCGGACTGCCATGTtcaagaactctcatatgCGACTTCTGATGAACCTTACTGGTATTACACTGTTGGGCTCAGCCGCGGACGAGACGCCTGAATCTGTTTGGATTGTATCTTCAGAAGTGTCGGCAGATGCTCTCAAAGATGCCATCCACTATATCAACCAAGCCGAATTTAACCCACCAACATTCGAGGAAGGCGTTCTCGCAGAGCACCAGCTAAAACGCAAAAATGTTCCACGACAAAAGGCAGCCTTCGATGACGACGGTGAAAGCTCCGATGACGGTGGAATGTACAAGATCAGTGGCCCTACAGTGCGCAAAGTCATCGACGATGATGGCCAGCCCAAGAAATCGCCCAGGAAAAGAAAGCCCCGGAAAGAACTCaccgaggaggagaagaaagcaAGGCGTAAAGAGATTCTTAGACGCCGGAGGGCAACAGTCGCGAAATACAAATCAACAGAGCATGTTAGCAGGGAAGACGACGAAACCGACTCGGAGGCCGATGAAGCTTTCTTTGCCCAAGAACGCGAGCAAGCAAAACGTGCACCAGTCAAGTTGATTGCTGCGGGAATCGCTGCAAAGCAGAAGCCTGCGAAAAAGGTCCCGAGAAAGCGTGCAGCTACTGAAAGTGAATCAAGTAGTGAAGAAGACTCGAATGCTAGCACAGAtaacgaagatgaagatgaagatgaagacgaggatgaaaACGAGAACGACGCTGGTTTGGACTTTATTAGCAAGGCAATGAATGGTACTCtcgaagatgaggagatgGGAGGAACGTTACCAGATGGCAGTGATGGCGAGAGTCGAAAGAGGAGACGTCTGAGTGAGGAGAAAACACAGCCTAGTGAGGACCAGCAAATGGGTGGAATGGACAACAGCAAGGcagacgaggatgaggatgaagatgaagacgacgacgtACCTGTTGTTTCCCGAAGACCTCGAGCTCGAGCAGGTCCCTTCGTTatggacgatgacgacgatgacgagtaG
- a CDS encoding hypothetical protein (TransMembrane:11 (o48-66i78-104o124-145i157-175o187-207i219-239o271-292i313-335o399-423i456-475o481-502i)~BUSCO:14507at5125), whose protein sequence is MASPQPKRESWWKIHLFRGMIKDVRRRLPYYASDWTDAWDYRVVPATIYMYFANILPALAFSLDMFQKTGSNYGVNEVLLSSVLGSVVFSLFAAQPLVIVGVTGPITVFNYTVYDIMKPTGVNYIGFMCWIGIWSLILHWILAITNSCNWLRWVTRFPCDIFGFYVAFIYLQKGIQVLEHLGRGQEFYLSIVAALLVFMVAYICGELGTSSLFRHPLRVFLKDYGTPLTIVFFTGFVHFGRMQEVQLEVLPTGIAFEPTSGRDWLVNFWDLSVGDIFLALPFAVLLTILFWFDHNVSSLIAQGSEFPLRKPAGFHWDIFLLGLTTGVAGILGLPFPNGLIPQAPFHTESLCVTKAVKEDDSDGNPTDGGYSFEATHVVEQRVSNIAQGLLTLGTMTGPLLVVLHLIPHGVLAGLFFIMGVQALEGNGITAKLVFLARDRALTPASSPLLRIRRRAAIWYFVLIELASFGATFAITQTVAAVGFPVFIFALIPIRAVVLPCIFSAEELSLLDEPTASDFIMEGIGGSWGGKGEEKPASPQSDSHGRLEYHDSVLAHPGAPRKSQEDLAELGQIQSGRSTGTRRRSLERRPQRHADV, encoded by the exons ATGGCTTCACCTCAGCCAAAAAGAGAATCATGGTGGAAGATTCACCTCTTCCGAGGCATGATCAAAGATGTCCGTCGAAGACTCCCATACTACGCGAGCGATTGGACCGACGCATGGGATTATCGAGTTGTCCCTGCCACTATCTACATGTATTTTGCCAA CATCTTACCTGCGTTGGCATTCTCCCTCGACATGTTTCAAAAGACAGGCTCAAACTATGGCGTCAACGAGGTTCTTCTATCGTCTGTCCTAGGATCCGTCGTCTTCTCCCTCTTTGCTGCTCAACCGCTAGTTATTGTCGGTGTGACGG GTCCCATCACCGTCTTCAACTA TACCGTCTATGATATCATGAAGCCTACGGGTGTCAACTACATTGGCTTCATGTGTTGGATTGGCAT ATGGTCACTCATCCTTCACTGGATTCTCGCTATAACAAACTCTTGTAATTGGCTTCGATGGGTCACACGCTTCCCCTGTGACATCTTTGGTTTCTACGTCGCCTTCATCTACCTCCAGAAAGGAATTCAAGTCCTCGAGCACCTTGGCAGAGGGCAAGAGTTTTACCTGTCCATCGTCGCAGCTCTACTTGTCTTCATGGTTGCATACATTTGCGGTGAACTTGGCACCAGCAGTCTCTTTCGGCACCCTTTGCGCGTGTTCCTGAAGGACTATGGCACGCCCTTGaccatcgtcttcttcacaGGCTTTGTCCACTTCGGTCGTATGCAAGAGGTTCAACTTGAAGTTTTGCCAACGGGTATCGCTTTTGAACCGACTAGTGGCCGAGACTGGCTCGTCAACTTCTGGGATTTGAGTGTGGGCGATATCTTTCTGGCGCTACCTTTTGCAGTACTTTTGACTATTCTCTTTTGGTTCGACCATAATG TTTCTTCACTAATCGCACAAGGTAGCGAATTTCCTCTTCGTAAGCCCGCTGGTTTCCACTGGGATATCTTCCTCCTTGGCTTGACAACCGGTGTTGCCGGTATTCTCGGTCTACCATTTCCTAATGGACTCATCCCTCAAGCTCCATTCCATACCGAGTCCCTCTGCGTCACCAAGGCTGTGAAGGAAGATGACTCGGATGGTAACCCAACAGACGGAGGCTACTCCTTTGAAGCTACGCATGTTGTCGAGCAGCGTGTTTCCAATATTGCTCAAGGTCTTCTCACTCTAGGCACCATGACTGGTCCTCTTCTCGTGGTCCTTCACCTCATTCCTCATGGCGTCCTCGCGGGTCTGTTCTTTATCATGGGTGTTCAGGCTCTCGAGGGCAATGGTATCACCGCGAAGCTCGTCTTCCTAGCCCGCGACCGCGCCCTCACGCCTGCTTCTAGCCCCTTGCTTCGGATCCGCCGGCGGGCAGCTATCTGGTACTTCGTCCTCATCGAACTCGCCAGCTTTGGCGCCACTTTTGCCATCACCCAGACCGTCGCCGCTGTTGGGTTCCCCGTTTTCATTTTCGCTCTCATCCCCATCCGCGCTGTTGTCCTTCCCTGCATCTTTTCTGCCGAAGAGCTCTCTCTTCTGGACGAACCTACAGCTTCCGACTTCATCATGGAAGGCATCGGAGGGTCTTGGGGCGGCAAAGGCGAAGAGAAGCCCGCTTCGCCACAGAGCGACTCTCACGGACGATTAGAGTACCACGATAGTGTACTTGCGCATCCCGGAGCGCCGAGGAAGAGTCAGGAGGACCTTGCAGAACTAGGACAGATACAGTCTGGGCGAAGTACGGGGACCAGAAGAAGGAGCTTGGAGAGGCGACCGCAAAGGCATGCAGACGTATAG
- a CDS encoding hypothetical protein (MEROPS:MER0002605~TransMembrane:1 (o346-365i)~BUSCO:6222at5125), with translation MSRLLRQSSQFARVTRLSSQPALRLCARPSIIARSNPAKTSAAFAIRARTYSSQPPPSGQDPRSNPDRDNEHGSKPLNQKKGDDGVEGGKSEAPKPPPLPEGWIHLSKEEIAHLEEFTSRLPEAQKPVAKDILEKLQIVGAPSETRDLLQKLRQNGNLSILDKGRLMRCVYQVTERIIDLENQGQDGQFSSFRMDQESTSQDGKDGANKSKQQQQKGGKQPKNERSGWLEAVQTGIAIGVTVWIAELFANPFSEKEITWQEFRKAFLDKGLVQKLVVINGSQVRVELHPSATGATGENGQPGKKSYVFTIGSVESFERKLENAQDELGIPSAERIPVSYEAGGGTVGNLLLAFGPTLLFIGLILWTQRSMGGRGGAGGGMFNFGKSKAKKFNAESAVKVKFADVAGLEEAKTEIMEFVSFLKQPEKFEKLGAKIPRGAILAGPPGTGKTLLAKATAGESGVPFFSVSGSEFVEMFVGVGPSRVRDLFAEGRKNAPCIIFIDEIDAIGRARQESGKGFGGNDEREATLNQILTEMDGFNTREQVVVLAGTNRADMLDKALMRPGRFDRHIFIDRPTMKGRQEIFKVYLNKIVTNEDQEYLVGRLATLTPGFSGADIANVVNEAALIAARGNADDVKMDHFERAIERVIGGLERKSLVLKPEEKKTVAYHEAGHAICGWFLEHADPLLKVSIIPRGQGALGYAQYLPQDAYLMNTNQLMDRMAMTMGGRVSEELHFPTVTTGASDDFKKVSQMARNMVTQWGMSEKVGPVHFENDPNRMQKPFAESTAQQIDLEVSRIVEEAYKRCKDLLTEKKDEVGLIAQELLKKEVLVRDDMVRILGKRPFGDNEDFEKYFGGSKPESTPPPFPEETDSPNEPPTPSPAFKKVE, from the exons ATGTCGAGACTTTTACGGCAATCGAGCCAGTTTGCACGAGTGACGAGACTGTCATCACAGCCTGCACTACGGTTATGTGCGCGACCATCAATCATCGCCCGATCGAATCCCGCAAAGACATCCGCTGCATTTGCCATACGAGCCAGGACATATTCCTCGCAACCCCCACCTTCCGGCCAAGACCCCCGGTCAAACCCAGACAGAGATAACGAACATGGCAGTAAGCCCCTAAATCAAAAGAAGggagatgatggagttgaggGAGGCAAATCCGAGGCACCGAAGCCGCCACCTCTTCCCGAGGGTTGGATTCACTTGAGCAAAGAAGAAATTGCCCATCTCGAAGAATTCACATCTAGGCTTCCAGAGGCTCAAAAGCCAGTGGCGAAAGACATCCTTGAGAAGCTCCAGATTGTTGGCGCACCCTCCGAGACCCGCGATCTCCTCCAGAAGCTACGACAGAACGGCAACCTCTCAATTCTAGACAAGGGACGATTGATGCGCTGTGTGTACCAAGTCACTGAACGAATCATTGATCTAGAGAACCAGGGCCAGGATGGCCAGTTCTCGTCTTTCCGCATGGACCAGGAATCCACGTCACAGGATGGCAAGGATGGGGCCAATAAATcgaagcaacagcagcagaagGGTGGCAAGCAGCCTAAGAACGAGCGCAGTGGCTGGCTCGAGGCTGTCCAAACTGGTATCGCCATTGGTGTCACTGTCTGGATTGCGGAACTTTTCGCCAACCCATTCTCTGAGAAGGAGATTACTTGGCAAGAGTTTCGAAAGGCTTTCCTAGACAAGGGCCTGGTCCAGAAGCTGGTGGTCATCAATGGCTCCCAAGTCCGTGTTGAGCTTCACCCATCTGCGACTGGAGCTACTGGCGAGAACGGACAACCCGGAAAGAAGAGCTATGTGTTCACCATCGGATCCGTCGAGTCGTTCGAGCGAAAGTTGGAGAATGCTCAAGACGAGCTGGGTATCCCATCAGCTGAAAGAATACCTGTCAGCTACGAGGCCGGTGGTGGTACCGTCGGCAACCTCCTTCTTGCATTTGGCCCTACCCTTCTCTTCATTGGTTTGATCCTGTGGACTCAACGGTCAATGGGAGGACGAGGTGGTGCTGGCGGAGGCATGTTCAACTTTGGCAAGAGCAAGGCAAAGAAGTTTAACGCTGAGAGTGCCGTCAAGGTCAAGTTTGCAGATGTCGCTGGTCTCGAGGAGGCAAAGACTGAGATTATGGAGTTTgtgagcttcttgaagcaGCCCGAGAAGTTTGAAAAGCTAGGTGCCAAGATCCCACGAGGTGCCATCTTGGCTGGACCCCCCGGTACTGGTAAGACGTTGCTTGCCAAGGCCACGGCTGGTGAGTCTGGAGTGCCTTTCTTCAGTGTGAGCGGCTCCGAATTCGTTGAGAtgtttgttggtgttggacCTTCGCGTGTACGAGACCTGTTTGCCGAGGGCCGCAAGAACGCTCCCtgtatcatcttcatcgacgAGATTGACGCCATCGGTCGCGCGCGACAAGAGAGTGGCAAGGGTTTTGGCGGCAACGACGAGCGTGAAGCGACGCTGAACCAGATTCTTACTGAAATGGACGGCTTTAACACCCGTGAGCAGGTGGTTGTCCTCGCTGGTACTAACCGAGCGGATATGCTGGATAAGGCCTTGATGCGACCTGGACGATTCGATCGACACATCTTCATCGACCGACCTACAATGAAGGGTCGTCAGGAAATCTTCAAGGTTTACCTGAACAAGATTGTGACGAACGAAGACCAAGAATACCTCGTCGGTCGTCTGGCGACTCTCACTCCTGGCTTCTCTGGCGCCGATATTGCCAACGTCGTCAACGAGGCTGCTCTGATCG CTGCTCGTGGCAATGCCGACGATGTCAAGATGGACCACTTCGAGCGAGCCATCGAGCGAGTTATTGGAGGTCTGGAGCGCAAGTCTCTTGTTCTCAAGcctgaggagaagaagactgTCGCCTACCATGAAGCCGGACACGCTATTTGTGGATGGTTCTTGGAGCATGCTGATCCCCTGCTCAAGGTCTCCATTATCCCCCGTGGTCAGGGTGCTTTGGGTTATGCTCAATACCTGCCCCAAGACGCCTACCTGATGAACACCAACCAACTCATGGACCGAATGGCCATGACCATGGGTGGTCGCGTGTCTGAGGAGCTTCACTTCCCCACTGTGACGACAGGTGCCAGTGATGACTTCAAGAAGGTTTCCCAGATGGCACGAAACATGGTGACTCAATGGGGTATGTCTGAGAAGGTGGGCCCTGTGCATTTTGAGAACGACCCCAACCGCATGCAGAAGCCATTTGCCGAGTCCACAGCCCAGCAGATCGACCTGGAGGTTTCTCGAATTGTAGAGGAGGCCTACAAGCGCTGCAAGGATCTCCTgacagagaagaaggacgaggTTGGCCTCATTGCGCAGGAGCTGCTCAAGAAAGAGGTCCTCGTCCGAGACGACATGGTTCGCATATTGGGCAAGCGACCTTTCGGCGACAACGAGGATTTCGAGAAGTACTTTGGTGGTTCCAAGCCAGAGAGTACCCCTCCCCCGTTCCCTGAGGAGACCGACTCGCCTAATGAGCCCCCTACCCCATCCCCAGCTTTCAAGAAGGTTGAATAA
- a CDS encoding hypothetical protein (BUSCO:56432at5125), whose protein sequence is MAGVNPKHFNLQDDPFELFLLGEGEKKIEEKVFSGMSNTSDFVLMKEDHTLGNLLSEHLKMHPNVHMAGYKIAHPNVPELFIRVQTDGTITPRDVFTSVCEKLINQLEMLHQEFTREWELRRITTAGEQGNMQNGH, encoded by the exons ATGGCTGGCGTCAATCCCAAACATTTTAATCTTCAAGACGACCC TTTCgagctcttcctcctcggagaaggcgagaagaagattgagGAGAAGGTGTTTTCTG GAATGTCCAATACCTCGGACTTTGTTCTCATGAAAGAAGATCACACTCTTGGAAACCTCCTTTCCGAGCACCTTAAGATGCACCCTAACGTCCACATGGCTGGATACAAGA TTGCCCACCCCAACGTTCCGGAGCTTTTTATCCGAGTTCAGACGGACGGGACTATCACTCCTCGAGACGTTTTTACTTCGGTCTGTGAGAAGCTCATCAACCAACTCGAGATGCTGCACCAGGAGTTCACACGAGAGTGGGAGTTGAGACGAATCACGACAGCCGGAGAACAGGGCAACATGCAGAACGGTCACTAG
- the LSM5 gene encoding RNA-binding protein lsm5, which produces MASQLLPLELIDKCVGSKIWVIMKGDKEFSGTLVGFDDYVNMVLEDVTEFDYSGNHTKLPKILLNGNNICMLIPGGEGPEGAA; this is translated from the exons ATGGCTTCCCAACTGCTACCCCTCG AGCTTATCGACAAGTGTGTTGGCTCTAAAATCTGGGTCATCATGAAGGGTGATAAGG AATTCAGTGGAACACTCGTTGGATTCGATGACTACGTCA ACATGGTCCTTGAGGACGTGACTGAGTT TGATTACTCGGGAAACCACACTAAGCTACCCAAGATTCTACTCAACGGTAACAACATTTGCATG TTGATTCCCGGTGGTGAGGGCCCTGAAGGAGCTGCTTGA